Genomic window (Vibrio pomeroyi):
AACTAGCAAAACGCTTGAATGTTTCTCACACCTCAATTGCCAACAAACTGCGCGATTACGGTATCAGAAAGAACTGATCGAATAAGAACAAGATTATGGAAGATTTGAGCACACCGGAACGCATTTATAAGCGCGATGGCAACCTGATTCTGCGCACCGCTGAGATAGACGATGCGAACATGATCAGCGAGTACTTTCAAACTAACCGAGAGTACCTTAAGCCTTGGGAGCCGATTCGCGAAGATGCGTTTTTTGATAGAACGGGTTGGGCGCAGCGCCTAATTAAGCTTAATGAGCTTCATAAAATGGGGCTTGGGTACTACTGTTTATTGATTAATGCGGACTCTAACGAAATGTTAGGGACGATTTCGTTCAGTAATTTGTCCCGTTTCCCGTTCTACGCGTGTAACGTTGGTTATTCACTCGCAGAGCGCGCTCAGGGCCACGGTTACATGCGCAGAGGCTTGTGCATGGCGAAGGACTACATGTTTGACGTGCAGAACATGCATCGCTTAATGGCGGGCTATATGCCTCACAATGAGCGAAGTGCTGGTGTGTTGGAACATCTTGGATTTGTTCGTGAAGGTTTTGCTAAAGACTACCTACAGATTAACGGTAAATGGGAAGACCATATACTGACCGCGTTAGTTAACCCGAACTGGGAAGACAGACGCAAGGTTTAGACGCAGTTGTACTTAGCACCGAGCGCATTTAGCAATATGCGTATTAAAAAATAAGCGTATTTACCAATAGGTGCATTTAACAACAAGCGCATTTAAGTAAACAAGCTAAAAACGAATTTAAAGGCAGCGAATATCAAGCGATCTCTAATCGCCGCTGCATCAAAAAGAACATATAGGCAT
Coding sequences:
- the rimJ gene encoding ribosomal protein S5-alanine N-acetyltransferase — translated: MEDLSTPERIYKRDGNLILRTAEIDDANMISEYFQTNREYLKPWEPIREDAFFDRTGWAQRLIKLNELHKMGLGYYCLLINADSNEMLGTISFSNLSRFPFYACNVGYSLAERAQGHGYMRRGLCMAKDYMFDVQNMHRLMAGYMPHNERSAGVLEHLGFVREGFAKDYLQINGKWEDHILTALVNPNWEDRRKV